Proteins encoded together in one Vicia villosa cultivar HV-30 ecotype Madison, WI unplaced genomic scaffold, Vvil1.0 ctg.000004F_1_1_2_unsc, whole genome shotgun sequence window:
- the LOC131621467 gene encoding uncharacterized protein LOC131621467, translated as MLSAFLTERLLMMFRYKIEIEVTHGGQSCNFVFWNRECEMLLGLSASQLRNTMIQAGITDPLDFPLALDQLLKLEMAMKVKWHPRWKNCSVVMIIKNDPIIQQLKEKWGTDEEPIPIQTVVPETLEIKESVDEAKTDGNEDCELVTDLEITSEHKPDAVTPGGKRHLPVASSESIDLDGLHDGELYNNDVAKNGLFGLALSKLSVITFIMLIQYYGTDFILTKSIKVGTPIMLMRNIDQAEGLCNDTRLCITKMAAHVLEASIMGGKGLGNLVYIPRMDMSPSQSPWPFKLNRRQFPIIVPYSMTINKSQGQSLDNVGLYLLKDVFTHGQIYVALSRVTTKKGIKILIHDEEKKFREKTTNVVYKEVFNNV; from the exons ATGTTGTCGGCTTTTTTAACGGAACGACTTCTTATGATGTTCAGGTATAAGATTGAAATTGAGGTTACTCACGGGGGCCAAAGCTGCAATTTTGTCTTCTGGAACAGAGAATGTGAAATGCTGTTGGGTTTATCTGCATCGCAACTTCGTAACACTATGATTCAG GCTGGAATTACTGATCCATTGGACTTTCCGTTAGCACTTGATCAGTTGTTGAAGTTGGAAATGGCTATGAAGGTTAAGTGGCATCCACGCTGGAAGAACTGTTCCGTCGTTATGATTATAAAAAATGATCCTATTATCCAGCAACTTAAGGAAAAATGGGGAACAGATGAG GAACCTATTCCAATCCAAACTGTCGTACCTGAGACTCTGGAG ATTAAAGAGAGTGTTGATGAGGCTAAAACAGATGGCAATGAAGACTGTGAATTGGTTACA GACCTGGAAATTACATCTGAGCACAAGCCTGATGCTGTCACACCTGGTGGTAAGAGGCATCTTCCTGTTGCATCAAGTGAATCCATTGATTTGGACGGATTACATGATGGGGAACT ttACAATAATGATGTCGCAAAGAACGGTTTGTTTGGATTAGCACTCTCTAAGCTTTCTGTCATTACATT TATAATGTTGATACAATATTATGGGACAGATTTCATTTTAACTAAAAGCATAAAGGTTGGGACACCTATAATGCTCATGAGAAATATAGATCAAGCTGAAGGTTTGTGTAACGACACAAGGCTGTGTATAACAAAGATGGCAGCCCATGTACTGGAGGCTTCAATAATGGGTGGTAAAGGTTTGGGAAATTTGGTTTACATACCTCGAATGGATATGTCACCATCCCAATCACCATGGCCATTCAAACTGAATAGGAGACAGTTCCCTATTATAGTTCCCTATTCTATGACAATTAACAAATCACAGGGACAGTCATTGGATAACGTTGGTTTGTACTTACTGAAAGATGTATTCACACATGGCCAGATTTATGTCGCATTGTCAAGAGTAACAACAAAAAAGGGAATCAAAATACTGATacatgatgaagaaaagaaattcaGGGAGAAAACTACAAATGTTGTGTATAAGGAAGTTTTTAACAATGTCTAA
- the LOC131621463 gene encoding uncharacterized protein LOC131621463, whose product MVHPQLTALRSLYHPDLTYSTAFLPWTFKDHPYRIKTRCHEPVVEDFSCHVEQPAKLQYCIWKQDVANGKMAQSCLLEIPEHVVASRWLHGARFVDLVDWEREVRYECEFHHTEKGQMFLGRGWYKFAKERCLLDGDSMGFSVKDPISKEILVTMLKN is encoded by the exons ATGGTACACCCTCAGTTAACAGCCTTAAGATCTCTCTATCATCCAGATCTAACGTACAGCACTGCATTCCTACCATGGACATTCAAAGATCATCCCTATAGGATTAAAACCAG ATGCCATGAACCGGTTGTTGAGGATTTTAGTTGCCATGTAGAACAGCCTGCTAAGTTACAATATTGTATCTGGAAGCAAGATGTGGCCAACGGGAAGATGGCTCAGTCATGTCTTCTT GAAATTCCTGAGCATGTTGTGGCAAGTCGCTGGCTCCATGGAGCAAGGTTTGTAGATTTGGTTGACTGGGAAAGGGAAGTCAGGTATGAATGTGAATTTCATCATACCGAAAAGGGTCAGATGTTCTTAGGGCGTGGTTGGTACAAATTTGCCAAGGAAAGGTGTCTGCTTGATGGAGACTCTATGGGCTTCAGCGTTAAGGATCCCATCAGCAAGGAGATACTTGTAACAatgttgaaaaattga
- the LOC131621468 gene encoding probable protein phosphatase 2C 60 isoform X2, translating into MLNCKSCDTGMGTSLSIPRTEKFSEDGENENLRYGLSSMQGWRATMEDAHAAHLDVDSSTSFFGVYDGHGGKAVAKFCAKYLHQQVLKSEEYIAGDVGTSLQKAFFRMDEMMRGQRGWRELAVLGDKVKGFNGMIEGLIRSPRSSDNNKDQNDDWGFEKGPHSDFDGPTSGSTACVAIIRNNLIFVANAGDSRCIISRNGQAYNLSRDHKPELAIEKERIYKAGGFIHAGRVNGSLNLARAIGDVDFKNNRFLSAEKQVVTANPDINIVDLHDEDEFIVIACDGIWDCLSSQQLVDFVRQELLVDTKLSEVCERVLDRCLAPSLAMGDGCDNMTMILVQFKKPVQTNAPAQEQSSSNEQGASEPILESS; encoded by the exons ATGTTGAATTGCAAAAGTTGTG ATACAGGAATGGGAACAAGTCTCAGCATTCCCAGAACTGAAAAGTTCTCTGAAGATGGTGAAAATGAGAATCTTAGATATGGATTATCATCTATGCAAGGTTGGCGTGCAACAATGGAAGATGCA CACGCGGCGCATCTAGATGTGGATTCATCCACTTCGTTTTTTGGCGTTTATGATGGTCATGGAG GTAAAGCAGTTGCAAAGTTTTGTGCAAAGTATCTTCACCAACAGGTACTCAAGAGTGAAGAATACATAGCTGgagatgttggaacatctcttcAGAAAGCATTTTTCAG AATGGACGAGATGATGCGTGGTCAAAGGGGATGGAGGGAATTAGCAGTCTTGGGCGATAAGGTAAAAGGATTCAATGGAATGATTGAAGGATTGATTCGGTCTCCAAGAAGCAGTGATAATAATAAGGACCAAAATGATGATTGGGGATTTGAGAAG GGGCCTCATTCTGATTTTGATGGACCAACTTCAGGAAGTACTGCCTGTGTCGCAATCATTAGAAACAATCTAATTTTTGTCGCGAATGCCGGTGATTCTCGCTGCATAATATCTAGGAATGGTCAG GCTTACAATTTGTCTAGAGACCACAAACCAGAACTTGCGATTGAGAAGGAAAGAATCTATAAAGCTGGAGGTTTTATTCACGCCGGACGAGTTAATGGGAGTTTAAATCTAGCAAGAGCTATAG GTGACGTGGACTTTAAGAATAATAGATTTCTTTCGGCTGAGAAGCAAGTCGTCACTGCTAATCCAGACATAAACATT gttgaCCTTCATGACGAAGATGAATTTATAGTGATAGCTTGTGATGGAATATG GGATTGCCTGTCAAGCCAGCAATTGGTAGATTTTGTACGCCAAGAACTTCTCGTG GATACCAAACTTTCTGAGGTTTGTGAAAGAGTCCTCGACCGGTGTTTGGCACCATCTTTGGCTATGGGTGACGGATGCGATAACATGACAATGATCTTGGTACAGTTCAAAAAACCAGTCCAGACTAATGCACCAGCTCAAgaacaatcatcttcaaatgaacaAGGTGCATCTGAACCAATATTGGAGAGCAGTTGA
- the LOC131621468 gene encoding probable protein phosphatase 2C 60 isoform X1 produces the protein MLKEIKLMFIWFYSDTGMGTSLSIPRTEKFSEDGENENLRYGLSSMQGWRATMEDAHAAHLDVDSSTSFFGVYDGHGGKAVAKFCAKYLHQQVLKSEEYIAGDVGTSLQKAFFRMDEMMRGQRGWRELAVLGDKVKGFNGMIEGLIRSPRSSDNNKDQNDDWGFEKGPHSDFDGPTSGSTACVAIIRNNLIFVANAGDSRCIISRNGQAYNLSRDHKPELAIEKERIYKAGGFIHAGRVNGSLNLARAIGDVDFKNNRFLSAEKQVVTANPDINIVDLHDEDEFIVIACDGIWDCLSSQQLVDFVRQELLVDTKLSEVCERVLDRCLAPSLAMGDGCDNMTMILVQFKKPVQTNAPAQEQSSSNEQGASEPILESS, from the exons ATGCTTAAAGAAATAAAACTAATGTTTATTTGGTTTTATTCAGATACAGGAATGGGAACAAGTCTCAGCATTCCCAGAACTGAAAAGTTCTCTGAAGATGGTGAAAATGAGAATCTTAGATATGGATTATCATCTATGCAAGGTTGGCGTGCAACAATGGAAGATGCA CACGCGGCGCATCTAGATGTGGATTCATCCACTTCGTTTTTTGGCGTTTATGATGGTCATGGAG GTAAAGCAGTTGCAAAGTTTTGTGCAAAGTATCTTCACCAACAGGTACTCAAGAGTGAAGAATACATAGCTGgagatgttggaacatctcttcAGAAAGCATTTTTCAG AATGGACGAGATGATGCGTGGTCAAAGGGGATGGAGGGAATTAGCAGTCTTGGGCGATAAGGTAAAAGGATTCAATGGAATGATTGAAGGATTGATTCGGTCTCCAAGAAGCAGTGATAATAATAAGGACCAAAATGATGATTGGGGATTTGAGAAG GGGCCTCATTCTGATTTTGATGGACCAACTTCAGGAAGTACTGCCTGTGTCGCAATCATTAGAAACAATCTAATTTTTGTCGCGAATGCCGGTGATTCTCGCTGCATAATATCTAGGAATGGTCAG GCTTACAATTTGTCTAGAGACCACAAACCAGAACTTGCGATTGAGAAGGAAAGAATCTATAAAGCTGGAGGTTTTATTCACGCCGGACGAGTTAATGGGAGTTTAAATCTAGCAAGAGCTATAG GTGACGTGGACTTTAAGAATAATAGATTTCTTTCGGCTGAGAAGCAAGTCGTCACTGCTAATCCAGACATAAACATT gttgaCCTTCATGACGAAGATGAATTTATAGTGATAGCTTGTGATGGAATATG GGATTGCCTGTCAAGCCAGCAATTGGTAGATTTTGTACGCCAAGAACTTCTCGTG GATACCAAACTTTCTGAGGTTTGTGAAAGAGTCCTCGACCGGTGTTTGGCACCATCTTTGGCTATGGGTGACGGATGCGATAACATGACAATGATCTTGGTACAGTTCAAAAAACCAGTCCAGACTAATGCACCAGCTCAAgaacaatcatcttcaaatgaacaAGGTGCATCTGAACCAATATTGGAGAGCAGTTGA
- the LOC131621468 gene encoding probable protein phosphatase 2C 60 isoform X3: protein MGTSLSIPRTEKFSEDGENENLRYGLSSMQGWRATMEDAHAAHLDVDSSTSFFGVYDGHGGKAVAKFCAKYLHQQVLKSEEYIAGDVGTSLQKAFFRMDEMMRGQRGWRELAVLGDKVKGFNGMIEGLIRSPRSSDNNKDQNDDWGFEKGPHSDFDGPTSGSTACVAIIRNNLIFVANAGDSRCIISRNGQAYNLSRDHKPELAIEKERIYKAGGFIHAGRVNGSLNLARAIGDVDFKNNRFLSAEKQVVTANPDINIVDLHDEDEFIVIACDGIWDCLSSQQLVDFVRQELLVDTKLSEVCERVLDRCLAPSLAMGDGCDNMTMILVQFKKPVQTNAPAQEQSSSNEQGASEPILESS, encoded by the exons ATGGGAACAAGTCTCAGCATTCCCAGAACTGAAAAGTTCTCTGAAGATGGTGAAAATGAGAATCTTAGATATGGATTATCATCTATGCAAGGTTGGCGTGCAACAATGGAAGATGCA CACGCGGCGCATCTAGATGTGGATTCATCCACTTCGTTTTTTGGCGTTTATGATGGTCATGGAG GTAAAGCAGTTGCAAAGTTTTGTGCAAAGTATCTTCACCAACAGGTACTCAAGAGTGAAGAATACATAGCTGgagatgttggaacatctcttcAGAAAGCATTTTTCAG AATGGACGAGATGATGCGTGGTCAAAGGGGATGGAGGGAATTAGCAGTCTTGGGCGATAAGGTAAAAGGATTCAATGGAATGATTGAAGGATTGATTCGGTCTCCAAGAAGCAGTGATAATAATAAGGACCAAAATGATGATTGGGGATTTGAGAAG GGGCCTCATTCTGATTTTGATGGACCAACTTCAGGAAGTACTGCCTGTGTCGCAATCATTAGAAACAATCTAATTTTTGTCGCGAATGCCGGTGATTCTCGCTGCATAATATCTAGGAATGGTCAG GCTTACAATTTGTCTAGAGACCACAAACCAGAACTTGCGATTGAGAAGGAAAGAATCTATAAAGCTGGAGGTTTTATTCACGCCGGACGAGTTAATGGGAGTTTAAATCTAGCAAGAGCTATAG GTGACGTGGACTTTAAGAATAATAGATTTCTTTCGGCTGAGAAGCAAGTCGTCACTGCTAATCCAGACATAAACATT gttgaCCTTCATGACGAAGATGAATTTATAGTGATAGCTTGTGATGGAATATG GGATTGCCTGTCAAGCCAGCAATTGGTAGATTTTGTACGCCAAGAACTTCTCGTG GATACCAAACTTTCTGAGGTTTGTGAAAGAGTCCTCGACCGGTGTTTGGCACCATCTTTGGCTATGGGTGACGGATGCGATAACATGACAATGATCTTGGTACAGTTCAAAAAACCAGTCCAGACTAATGCACCAGCTCAAgaacaatcatcttcaaatgaacaAGGTGCATCTGAACCAATATTGGAGAGCAGTTGA
- the LOC131621469 gene encoding protein LURP-one-related 15-like, with protein sequence MANQPQLSTTTIVSPQYCAPATHPIDLIITKEWTGRNNFTITDTNNNLIFKVKSPLVTTVTPRQHRFLYDANKNPILHLRRSLLAGDDIWKAFRGESEAPQDLIFTRERSSFMQLRTKLNVSLANNSSQACDFTVRGNLFQNSWKVYIGNSDNVVAKIKKELGTMFITEKFMVTVSPNIDYAFIVALVVTLD encoded by the exons ATGGCAAATCAACCACAACTGTCAACAACCACCATTGTCAGCCCTCAATACTGTGCTCCAG CTACACATCCAATTGATTTGATAATCACAAAAGAATGGACTGGGAGAAATAACTTCACTATCACAGACACCAACAACAACCTTATTTTCAAAGTTAAAAGTCCTCTTGTAACCACCGTAACACCGCGCCAACACCGGTTCTTGTATGATGCTAACAAAAACCCCATTCTCCATCTTCGTAGATCG CTGCTAGCAGGAGATGATATATGGAAAGCATTTAGAGGCGAAAGTGAAGCGCCACAGGACCTTATCTTTACTAGAGAGCGATCTTCGTTTATGCAGCTAAGGACTAAATTAAACGTGTCTTTGGCAAATAATTCATCACAAGCTTGTGACTTCACAGTCAGAGGAAACTTATTTCAAAATTCTTGGAAAGTTTACATTGGAAATTCTGACAATGTTGTTGCTAAG aTTAAGAAGGAGCTTGGCACTATGTTTATCACAGAAAAGTTCATGGTCACTGTGTCTCCCAACATAGATTATGCATTCATTGTGGCTCTTGTTGTGACCCTTGATTAA
- the LOC131621464 gene encoding protein LURP-one-related 15-like, with amino-acid sequence MANQPQLSTTAIISPQYCAPATHPVDLIITKERTLRDSFSVTDTNNNVIFTVKSSLVTIVTSHEHRFLCDTNGIPILHLRRSLTATNDTWKAFRGESEEAKDLIFTRKLSSLIQLRTKLDVFLANNSTQDCDFTVKANLSQKTWKVYIGNSDNLVAQIKKKLGTMFSREKYMVNVSPNMDYAFIVALVVTFD; translated from the exons ATGGCAAATCAACCACAACTCTCTACAACCGCCATTATCAGTCCTCAATACTGTGCTCCAG CTACACACCCGGTTGATTTGATAATCACAAAGGAGAGAACTCTGAGAGATAGCTTCTCTGTCACAGACACCAACAACAACGTTATTTTCACTGTCAAAAGTTCTCTTGTAACCATCGTAACATCGCACGAACACCGGTTCTTATGTGATACTAACGGAATTCCTATTCTTCATCTTCGTAGATCG CTGACAGCAACAAATGATACTTGGAAAGCATTTAGAGGTGAAAGTGAAGAAGCAAAGGATCTTATCTTTACTAGGAAGCTATCATCATTGATTCAGCTAAGGACTAAATTAGATGTGTTTTTGGCAAATAATAGCACACAAGATTGTGATTTCACTGTCAAAGCAAATTtatctcaaaaaacatggaaagTTTACATTGGCAATTCAGACAATCTTGTTGCTCAG ATAAAGAAGAAGCTTGGCACTATGTTTAGCAGGGAAAAGTACATGGTCAATGTGTCTCCCAATATGGATTATGCATTCATTGTGGCTCTAGTTGTCACCTTTGATTAA